The DNA region CGCGCACTAGCTGTACGGGTCAGGACGTTCGTTTCATAGTGAATAAGTGAAGACCTCTTAGTTTGGTGGCTACCACACAGCCAACGACTAAGAGGTCTTCCCGTCCCGCCCATAATGCCCGCTTGGCATAGGGGCCTCCACGTCCGGGGGGTGGAAGTGCGTAAGCCAGAGGTACACCCAAACCTGACGCCAGAACCGGCTGACGTGGGCGTCCTTGTTCTGCAGACGTGGCTTCTCCTTGTTCTCCTATGCCGCGACCCAGTCACAACACCTGACATAGCCACCCGTTGCGTCCTAACCGCCGTCAACAGGTCCAAATTCATTGGGCTATATCGACCATTCCAAGCTTCCGCAGCCCTGTTTCCTTCCCCCGACTGTCAGGGTGGGATCTAAGAACATCATGAGCCACTGTCAGTAAAACTGTGTTGCGCACTATTCTGACGCCAAGGCATGAGGGCCGCTATCGCTCCTATTCCCCGGGAAACGCGCATCTGAAGGGTAGCGTCATGCTCTGCTAGCGTCGGGCGCACAGACTGTGTAACCACACGGGACTTCAGGGGTGGTTTCTACGATGTAGTCGCCTGGTTGAATCCTGGTTACCTTGATGCCGTGCTTGAGTTCGAGTGCACCCGGGATGAGACTTTCAACTGCTGAGCCCAGCAGATTGTCACGCGACGTCACGTCGGTGGCAGATACGCGTCGGATGTTTTGAAATGCCTGGGTCATGTCTGCCTCCTGCCCGGCCTCACTTGGCCGGCTGTGTCTATTGGTTTTCGGCAAAGTGCTGGTGCCCGACTTTTGATATCGATTTCACCACAGTGTACGGCCCCTTTTCAATGCGCCCTGTCGCCTGCATGAACCGGCCGCCCGAAACCAAGCCAAGCATGGCCGCGCCGGCTTAGAACCAAGAGTGCATACCTACTTGGCCTTTTGGCGAAGACTCCCCTAGCGAACGTCTTCTCTTGGCGTTGGTTCGTTATCCAATTCCAACGCTAGAAGTTCGTCCCTGCCCAATACTCGTACCTCGCTGCTGAGCATCTATTGCGGGAAGGGCCAGGTTACCTTACTCTGATATCGATATCAGTGATGCAGGTCTCGTATTGGCTGCTGCCTTTCCCCTGCCCTATTACTGCTTCGAATATGACGAACGAAGGGGTTCACCTTTGAAAGACCCAGCAATTTGCCGCCCGGTCGGGGCTGCCCTCGCACTTTCCCTGCTTGTCGCGACTGCGACTGCCGGGGGCGCAGCCGCAGCATTTCCTCAGGCACCTTCAACCGACACCTCGCAAGGGTTTACGTTCCCAGGAGCAACCTTTGAGGAAGGAACGTCGCCGTCTCTGCCCGGGGGCTGGAGCCAGAGCGGACCGGGGACGGCCTCTACTGGCACGACTTCGGCACGCACGGGAAAATCAGGTGCCAGAATCAACTCTGTCTCTGAAACTGACGCGACGGTGCTCACCTCCCCCGCCGTGAAGCTGAAGAAGACTTCTGACGTTGTTTACTACCGTGCGCTGGTGCGGCCAGGGGAAGGGTCACCGAGGGTTGAACTTCGGGTCCGGTTCACAGCGGCGAATGGTGATGAAGTAGGCCAGCAGGTTTCCGCCCCTACGGCGATGAAGCCAGGAGCCTGGTCCGAGATATCCCTGACAGCCGCCACCCCAGCTGACGCGAAGGACGTGCAGGTCTCGATTCACGTCTTGGGAGCCGCCGCCGTGGATGTCGATGACATTTCCCCCGACGTCCGTCAGCAGCGGGAACTGGTGCCTGATGGAGGGGCAGAAACTGCTACCGATAGTGGCCAGACGGCGCCGGCCGGTTGGTCCCCGGCATCAGTTCAATGGACCCCTGTATCAGTCCCGAACCCGTCAGCAGAATCAGGGACAACTAGCCCGGAAAACTGGAAGACGTTTAATTACTCCGCAGCCAAAGCCACGATGGTTTGGGACAAAGCGGTAGCCCACACTGGCACAAAATCACTGCGCATTGATGGCGTCCCAGGGGGCATCGGTGACTGGCAGCAGGTCAACTATGTCCCGATCTCTCCAGGCACTTACAAGTTCGGATTCTGGATCAAAGGACAGGACGCGGCCCCTGGTGACATCCGGCCCTTGGTGATTTTCCGTAACGCCAACGGCCAAACGGTCGGTGGCGACCGGATCATCCAGAACACTGTGTCCTCCTCGGACTGGACCTATGTTGAGTCAGTATTGGCAGCACCGGCCGGTGCCGCCTCGGTCCGCATCGACTACCGGCTCTACAACGGCGGGACCGCGTGGTTTGATGACATCACCATCGCGAAGCAAACGACGGTATCTGGCGTTGCCGAGGGAAATACAGCCGGTACGGATTCGGGAACTGCCCAGACCGGGCAAAATTCCCTGACTCTCATCAATAAGTCGGAAGGCGACCAGTCGGTTCTGGAGTCCTCGCCCATCCCGATCGAGCGGCTTGCCGGTTATGACTTCTCCGCCGGAGTGAAGACGGACTTGGCCAACGGCACGGCCACCGCCGGGCTGAAGTACCTGGACGCCAACGGCGTCACGCTCAGCGAACAGCTGACACAACCCGTGAGTGGCGCTACGGGATGGCATGCCAGCGGCCTGCAGGGCTTTCCTCCCGCGGCAGCAACCGAGGCGCGCGCATTCGTTCGGCTCACGGGCAAAGGCCAGGCCTGGTTCGATGACATCTCTCTTATCCGTAGCACCGTCGTCAACCAGGACGCCCAGACAATTGCCCGACCGTCACTGCTGCTGGACAAGTCTGGGGTCAAGGCTCTGCAGGACCGCGTCAAAACAGGCGTCGTTGGCGAGGAGTACCAGCGCCAGCTCGCGTTGTCCCAAAAATGGACTGTTGAACAGCTGAAGGACCCGGCGTACTTGGCCAACCCACACAGGGGTCAAAGCAACATCTACACGGTCCCGGCCGGCGCCACCAAGATGCGCTTGTCCTTCAACGTTGAGGGTAAAGGATCGACCATGGTCGATGCCATCACCCTCACGTCCTTGGCCAACGGTCAGCCCGTGACAATTCCGGACAACAGTTTCGAGGAATTCGGCTCAGGCGTCAGCCCCTGGACTGCGACAACGGCGGGTGCTGAGGTCAGCAAGACCAGCGATTGGGCCGCAGCCGGAGCCGCATCCCTCAAATACACCGGGGCTTCCCCCGCGGACAAGGCCACTGTGTCCTTGAACCAGGACCTTCCGGCAACAGCAGGGGCGCGCTACTCCCTTGGTGCCACGATCAGCCAGCGTGGACTCATTGAAGGTGCCGGGCTCACGTGGAGCGTCTCATACACGAATGACGCCGGGGCACCAGTCGGGCCAGCCTACAAGGCACCTGCCTACAACTGGGACACGCACACCCGGTGGGATTCACCACTGTTTGAGGCAACGCAGGCAAGCGCCAACGTGTACCTCGTAACCGGGGACGAAGAAGCTGCCCAAAAGGCGATCCTTGGACTCAAGTACCTCATTGGTGAATCCATTTGGGGTATGAACTACGCCCTCACCACCGGGGGCAAGCCCAACGGTGAGGATGGCTACGGGGCCGTACACTTCGGCCGCGCCATGGGAGGTTTTGCCCAGGCCCTGGACCTCGTCATCAACTCCAAATCCATGAGCGCCACCGACCGCGCCTGGCTAACTGACCGGCTCGGCTGGATGCAGGACACCCAGATGAACCTGACCTACTATGACCGCTCCACCGAAGCAGGCAGGATCTCGAACTGGAATCTTGACCGGGCCATCGGCGTCGGTCTTGTCAGCATGGCCCTCCCGAACCTGACCTCATCGGCCACGTACCGGGCCCACGCCCAGGGCGAAGTTGAATGGACCCTGGAGACAGTCGTCGGGGAGGACGGGGCCTTCCCCGAAACCATCCGCTACCACGCCGCCCCGCTGGTGAGGCTCGTGCCGTTTGCGCAGGCCCTCAAACGGGCCGGCGGAGTAGACCTGGTCAACAACGACAAGCTGAAAAAGATGTTCTCCTTCCTCGTGAACATCCAGACTCCCATCGATTCGACCAACACCAAGGCCCCGGGAACCGTCCTGATGCCCGCGATCGGCGACGCTGACTACAACGAAAAGCCCTACCGGATCCTCGGCTGGAACGCTGCCCTGTACAAGGATTCCGACCCGGAGCTTTCCGCCGCCATGCAGTGGACCTGGAACCGGGCAGGGTCACCGATGGCCGACACCGGCGCCAACCCCTGGGCACTGCCGCCACTGCTCAACACCGACCCCGCCCTGCCCTCCAAAGACCCGGCCCTGTCCTCGTCCGCGATCAAGAGCGTCGGGTACGACATCCTGCGCGACAAGGTAGGAACAGCCGACGAGAGCTACCTGATCATGTCCAACACCCCCCGGCCCCTGGGCCACAACCACGATGACCGCACCGGCTTCTCCCTCTGGGGCAAGTCCGTACCGCTTGCCCTGGACTCGGGCGTTGGAGGCTACTTCAACGGCGACAACGTCTGGTTCAACAGTGCAGCGGCCCACAACGTTGTCCAGTTCCAAGCCGCCGGCGCCTGGCAGGGTACGGCCCCGTCTGTGGAAACACCTGTCCGCTACTACTCGGACAAGCTCGACCTGGTCCAAACCGGCGGTGCCACGCCGGGTGCAACCGACTACCAACGGAACATGATCCAGCTCAAGGGCGGATTCGGCGCCTTCCTCGTCTGGGACCGCATCAAGTCCTCCTCACCGAGCCGGTTCAACCTGCACACGCTGACCACGTCAATAGACCAGGCCCCCGGGTTGCTTACGGCCCACGGTTATCAGGGAGTGGATCTGGATGTCCACCTCCTCGGATCGGCGCAGCCCTCGGTCGGCCTCGACAAGGGCAAAGTCTCCGGTGACTGGCCGCAAGAGAACCAGCAGTGGCTGCAGCTTGGCCAGCCTGCCGGAACAGACCACACGGTCTTGCTCCAGCCACGGGCGAAGGATGCAAAGCCAATCGAAACCATCGAACGCCCAACCGGCTCCGGGACCCTCAAAGCGTTCGAGCTTGTCGCTGCAAACGGAGAGCGCGCCCTGGTTGTCCTCAACAGCGGGGACACCACCGCTACCACCGAGCTCGGACTGACGGGAGGCTGGACGAGCGCTACCCCCGAGGCAAACGGCTCCATCAACGGCACCAGCGTGAGCGTCAGCGCTCATCAGGCTCTGGTCCTCATGAAGGCCTCGTAGGGCCACGAAGGCTCAAGGTTAGCTGAGGCGGCGCGAGAAGGTTCCGCCTCAGCTAACCTTCGAAGCTGAAAGCTGGCACGGCGCACAAAAGGCCGGTGGAAATGGCATTATCAGCCATCTCCACCGGCCTTCCGGCATTCCGAGAAGATCACGTCCCTTGGCGTTCGCCTAAGTCTGAGCCGTCCGGGATTCCCAGCAGGAGCTCACGGCTACCGACCGTCCGGCCACCGGGCCCTTTACCCACAACCTTGTACCTGCAAGGCCTTGAGGGTGCGGGCAAGACAACGGAGGTCTGCCACAAATTCTCGCCAGCCAGTGACAGGCCATCCTCATCAACACGATAAATATCGAAGACGGTAACCGCCTTGGGCTTGTTCCAGGCCAACTGAACGGTCGATTCCCCATACGCAGCTGTCAGCACCGGGATGCCACGCGGAAGGGTCGAGATGCCCACGGCCTCAAACACGGCCTCACCGGCTACACACACGCCGGCGTGCACGACTTCCGCCATCGGCACGGTGTCCCGAGCGACCCGCTGCCACAAACTGCCATCAGCAGAAATAAGTGCGGTGATTTGGTGGCCCTCAGCGTCGCGCTGCAGCCGGAGCCATGGCCGGGCCGGAACCGGCAGGCCGCGGACCTGCCAGGTGTAGGGGCTTCGCGTCTGCCCCCCGCCTGCGTCATCGCCAGGGTTTCCCGCGCCGAAGTCTTCGCGGCTATCCAGGGTGCGTGTGCGCAGCACCAGGGAGCCGTGATCGAGTCCGAAGAACACGTAGCGGGCACGCCCTGTCAGGTTCTCCCGCAGCCACACCCCTGCCGCGGGTGCACCATCGGTTAGACGGGCCGTGACCTGGAACGATCCTTCTGCCAGAGCCGTTGCGGCCGCCACAGCGTCGGCTCCTTCGCGCAGATAAAGGTTCGCGTCATCGCCACCGGCAAAACCGGCCGCCTGCACTCCCCTGAACTCATACCTGTCTGTCGAGGCTCCGATCAAGGCAGCAGTCCCCCGCCCTATCAGGGCCGGCTGAAGGCCTGAGCCCCCGGTGCTCGGCAGGGCCGAACACCGCACCGGCCGGGAAGGCAGCCCAGTTCCAGCGGTGCCGTTTGCGGTGACGGTATAGTCGGCCGGGGTCTGGTCGTCGGCGTCAAGAACTGCCGACGTACCCCGGATTCCTTCGGCCACAATTTCCGGTTCGGAGTGTGCCTCCGTCTTTGCAACGGTGTAGCTTGTCGCTCCTGCAACTGGCTTCCAGCTCAAGCCGACTTTCCCGTGCCCGGGCGTGGCGATGACCGCCGGGACGCGGGCAGGCGCGATCAGCGTGCCGCATGGCGACATTCCTGTTTTGAAGACGACAGCGGACAACGGCTCCAGCGTCAGTTGCCCATCCGCCACGGGAAGCCACGCCCCGCTGACCAGATCCTGAATGCCAGCGTGGTCGTGGTCAAAGGGCAACGTGACAGCAACGGAGCGCCTGTTTCCATAGCTGGTCCGGGTGGTGTTGATCGCAATGAAGTACTCACCCAGACAGGCGGTGGCAAGCTCAGGATAGGCCGAATAGGGGTTGTCCTCGACGAAGTTGTCACGCCTGATCTCCCCGACACCGGGCTGCGCGGCCACGGGAAGGAGTTCCCCCGTAAGGGCGAAAGGCCGGCCTTCTATAACTTCGTCCAGGGCCTTTTGCCGGTATTCCTCACGGGTTGTGCCCCGGATCGCCACGTAGCTGTTGGTCATGTCGACGTCGGCCTGGAAATGGAGGAGCTGTTCGGTACTTCCGTACTGCAGGTGGGCCCTGCTTGCGCCCGACACTCCAGTGTTTCGCTCCAGCAGGTTTGCAAAGAGATGGGTGTCGCCGTCACGCACAGAAACCAGCAAATTGTCGATGTCGACCCACGCGAAGGATGTGTTGTCCCAGCCCGCTTCGACGCCGAGTTCCTTCAACTCCTGCGCCGAGAAGGCGTCCAGATGCGCGTGGGGCAGGATGCGGCCGGCACCGGCAGACCCGATAACGGCTTCCCTGCCTCCGGTGAGGTAGTGGAAGGTTTCCTGGACCCGGAGATCGTATTTGAGCTTACGGTCGAGCCAGCGCCGCTGGAATGAGTCAAAGAATTGCGCGTCCAGCAACTGCTGTTGGGCGTAACCGGTCGCTTCCCTTGCATACTCGCGGTACTCTTCCCATTCCGGCGCGGAGTACCGGTCCGGGTTCCGTGCCATGAATTCTTCCAGCGCCGCGTAGCGCAGGGCGGCGCCGGATTCCTCGTCGGTGCCGTAGGCCGGGCGGCCCGGGTAGTCGCTGTTCCGGTCATCGACCACCTGCTGCATGAACATGGCCCGCTGTCCGGCCGCTGTTTGTCCCTGATACCGGGTGAATCCCCGCGCGTGCAGGTTCTTCAAGGCCACTTTCAGGATGTCGTCGTTCAGTTCTTCGTCGCCTGCGTGTCCGAGAGTCCGAAAGAACCAGCAGGGGAAGTAGTTTGTTGATTCGCCGTACACTCCGACGTAGCCGTTTTCACGGGTAAGCCCGGCCAGGGTCAGTCCGTAGTAGTGCGGCCCGTACGGCATCCTGCGGACCTGATTGCCGTCGCCGGTGAGTTTGCTTTGGGCCAGGCCCTTCATGATGATCTGGGCGTAGTCTTCGGTGTATTCGGCGTTGCCGTCGTGATGAAAAAGCGAGTGATGCACCTCGAGTTCGCGGCCGTCGGGTCCGATCAGGACTTCCTCGCCGAGGAACGGCGCTGTCCCCAGGAACTCGCGGACGATGCGGTGGCTGCGTTCCTTCCCCTGGTAGAAGGGCGAGCCGATGACGCGAAGTCCTTCGTGCGCTTTCCAGGCACCTTCGTAGGTGTACATCACCTGGTTGTAGATGTAGCTGAGCCGGGAGCGGGCGAAGTCAAAGTTTGCTTTCAGGACGCGTTCCCATGCCGCCTTCCGGGTCAGCGGGCCGCCGTCCCAGCCGGTGTCCGCAAGTGAGGTTCTGCCCTCTGTGCTGCCGGTGGAAAATGGCTCCGCCAGAAAAGATTCGAACTCTCCGGAACCGTACACATCCTTGTCAGCAATCAGGTTCTCGACGATGTACAGCGCCTCGCCGAGGGCCGCGTAGTAGCCGCCCCAGTCTGATTGGTGTCCCCCCGTTCCGAGCAGGAGGACGTTTCCGTAGTACTCACGGGTGTAGTGGTCGATGGTTGCAAAGATGCGCCGCAGCCCCTGCCGTTTATGCTCCTTGGTTGTGGCGGGCGACCATTCCAGCAGGAGCGCTTCGGCGTAAAAGCGAAGGTCGTCGTCGTACCTGCTGATGGCCAGCGGCTCACCCCGATCAAAGCGGGCTTCCAGCGCGTTGAAGTGATCCTTTTGCCACCGGCGGAAACCGCGGACCATGGCGGTTTCCTGCTCAAGCGGCGCTCGTTTTGGCTTGACGTAGGAGGGCTGCGGTGCATCGTCTGCTGAGGAGTGCGGTCCGGCCAGCAGGGTTGAGGGGGACAGCGCAGCGACGGTGTGTGTACCGGCGGAGAAAAACCGCCGTGAAATATTGGTGGCCTTTTCAAATCCGGTCTCTCCCGCGAGGGTCCGGTAAGACAGGACGTATGTCCTGAGAGTGATTTCGACGACCTGCTGCCCGGTGGTTGAAGCCAGCGGAAGCGCGGCGGTCGAATGGAAGAACCGGCCGGGCAGACCGCCCCGTGTTCCGACGTTGATTGGTTCGTAGTCCCCGACGGTTCGGTAAGCTGCCTGCTCGCCGTTAACAAGGATCAAGGTCTTGTAGGCCGATGAGTCCTCGCCCCAGAACTTGACCGTAAGGTAGTTCTGCTGGAGCGGGTCGACCTTCACGGTGAAGCGCAGGTCTGCGAGCCTGGTCGCCGCCGGTTGAAGGGGCAGTACTATCCTGCCTGGCTCACCGGGCTGTCCGATGAGTATCGTGTCAGCACCCGTGGGGAGCGCCGGGGTCTCAACACCCATGTCATCCGTGATGACGATGCTCGCCTCACTGTTGAGCGCGTGCTCGGCCTCGGATTCTTCGCGGCCGAAGTCCACGAAATCGAGCCAGTAGTCGGGGTGGGCTCGTCCGGTGTCCTGCGCTTGGGCATTCAGGCCGATGGCGGATGACATGGGGTCCTTTCGGGACTGATAGTGCGGTTTGGACTGATAGGTGCTGGCCCGAGTCGCCGAATGGTGGCCGGGCGTGCGGGAATGGCCTTCACCGAGACCGTTCCCGCGGGCCGGACATAACCTGAAATAAAGGGTCTATCCTGCGGCCAGGGCTTCCTCGAATTCCTTGCGTGCCTGGTCTCCCCCGGCTGCCTTCCATGCCGGGACCAGTTCGGATTTGATCGCCGTCACGGGCTTGCGGCCCAGCACCACGTCATTGATGGCGGTAGTGATCAGCGTGTTCAGCTGTGCTTTCTTGTTGCTCCAGGTGTCGGAGAAGAGGACAAGGCTGGGGTCATTGATCAGCATGGGTTCAGTCTTGGTCTGGAATTCGTGGATGAGCTTGGTGCCGTCCTCGAAGCCGGGGTTGAACTGCGGTATGGGTGCATTACTGAGGTAGCTGAAGCTGATGCCTTTTTCGGCCTTTGCCAGATCCGTGGGGGTGATAACACCGTTTTTGTCGGTCCAGTGGAGGTCCTTGACGCCGTAGGTGACGTTGAGGTGTTCCTGGCTGCCGAACGGTGAAGCCATGTAGTTGGCGATTCGAAGCATTTCTTTGATGCGCTCGGCGTCGTCGGTCTTTGCGAATGCGGTGAAAAACCCGTACGGGCTGCCGGCGTGAAGTACGGCTGACTTTCCTTTAGCGGCCGGGGCCACCCAGGGCGCAACCTTGGTGCCCGCTTTGACCGCTGCAGCGTACACGCCGGGCCAGCCGGTGGCGCTGCCAAGAGTGGTGGCCACGTTGCGGGCGGCAAAGAGCCGGTTGCCGTCCTCCACGGTGATCCCGTCGGGATGTATCGATCCGTCCTGTTTGACCTGGGCGGCCCATGCCAACGCCGCTTCGAACTGTTCGGTTTCGATCTCGTGGGTGAACTTCCCGCCCTCTTCCCGCCAGTTGTTTGGAGACCCGTTGCCCAGGCGCCCGTAATACGCGGCGGAGAAGGGATTTGACACTCCCCAGAGAGACTTTCCGGGGTCAGTCACGGCTTTCAGAGCCTCACGGAGCTCCTCGAGGTCGTGGGGTGCTGTCGTTACACCTGCCGCTGCGAAGCTGTCTGTGTAGGCAAGAATGGGAGCACCACCGGTGGGCCGCGGGCACGGAACACCGTAGATGCCACCGTTGAAAACAGTTGCCTGCCACGCCTCGGTGGGAATGTTGGCCAGGTTCGGGTAGTCCTTGATGGCATCGCCCGAAACGTGCGATGTGATCTCGGTGAATTTGGATTTCAGCAGGGCAGGCGTCTGCGGGATCGGATAGTTACTGCCGAAGGTGACCATGTCGGGTATTTGGCCGCCGGCGACAACGGTCTGGACTTTCTGCAGGTACGAGTCAGCCAGAGTGGTCTGGACGTCCAGGTCCGCGTTCAGCTCCTTGTTCATGAATTGCCAGTATTTGTTCTGCTCTTTCGCGGTTCCGACCGCCCCAAAGGTCAGGGTGAGAAAGCTGAGGCTAGTGCCGTTGCCCGGCGCCGCGTCCACGGTCCTCTTCAGATCATCCAGGGGGTACTTGAAAAATCCGGCCTGGATCGCTGCGCCCTTGCCGGGCAGATCCGCCTCAACCAGGGAAGAGGGAATGTATGCCGGGAGGGCTACTTTGGTGTTGGCGGCAGTGTTTCCGGTGGAGGAACCACCACCGCAGCCGGAGAGAAGCCCGGTTCCAACTGCTCCTCCCAGCAGGACGGCTGCGCTGAGGAATCCCCGTCGGGATGGTTTGAGTACGGTCATGTCATTTCTCCTTTGAAAAGTGATGCGGGCTTCGTAGCGGGGGTCAGCCCTTGACTGCTCCGGTGAGCATGCCTTTGGCGAAGTGTTTTTGCAGGAAGGGGTAAACGATCAGGATGGGCACGATGGAGACCACAAGGATTGCCATCTGCAGGGCTGCCTGTGGAGGCGGTATGGAGCCGTCCAAGGACTGCTGGTAGGTCTGGCCCTGGACTACGAAGGTGCG from Arthrobacter sp. B1I2 includes:
- a CDS encoding heparinase II/III domain-containing protein, whose product is MVWDKAVAHTGTKSLRIDGVPGGIGDWQQVNYVPISPGTYKFGFWIKGQDAAPGDIRPLVIFRNANGQTVGGDRIIQNTVSSSDWTYVESVLAAPAGAASVRIDYRLYNGGTAWFDDITIAKQTTVSGVAEGNTAGTDSGTAQTGQNSLTLINKSEGDQSVLESSPIPIERLAGYDFSAGVKTDLANGTATAGLKYLDANGVTLSEQLTQPVSGATGWHASGLQGFPPAAATEARAFVRLTGKGQAWFDDISLIRSTVVNQDAQTIARPSLLLDKSGVKALQDRVKTGVVGEEYQRQLALSQKWTVEQLKDPAYLANPHRGQSNIYTVPAGATKMRLSFNVEGKGSTMVDAITLTSLANGQPVTIPDNSFEEFGSGVSPWTATTAGAEVSKTSDWAAAGAASLKYTGASPADKATVSLNQDLPATAGARYSLGATISQRGLIEGAGLTWSVSYTNDAGAPVGPAYKAPAYNWDTHTRWDSPLFEATQASANVYLVTGDEEAAQKAILGLKYLIGESIWGMNYALTTGGKPNGEDGYGAVHFGRAMGGFAQALDLVINSKSMSATDRAWLTDRLGWMQDTQMNLTYYDRSTEAGRISNWNLDRAIGVGLVSMALPNLTSSATYRAHAQGEVEWTLETVVGEDGAFPETIRYHAAPLVRLVPFAQALKRAGGVDLVNNDKLKKMFSFLVNIQTPIDSTNTKAPGTVLMPAIGDADYNEKPYRILGWNAALYKDSDPELSAAMQWTWNRAGSPMADTGANPWALPPLLNTDPALPSKDPALSSSAIKSVGYDILRDKVGTADESYLIMSNTPRPLGHNHDDRTGFSLWGKSVPLALDSGVGGYFNGDNVWFNSAAAHNVVQFQAAGAWQGTAPSVETPVRYYSDKLDLVQTGGATPGATDYQRNMIQLKGGFGAFLVWDRIKSSSPSRFNLHTLTTSIDQAPGLLTAHGYQGVDLDVHLLGSAQPSVGLDKGKVSGDWPQENQQWLQLGQPAGTDHTVLLQPRAKDAKPIETIERPTGSGTLKAFELVAANGERALVVLNSGDTTATTELGLTGGWTSATPEANGSINGTSVSVSAHQALVLMKAS